From Pempheris klunzingeri isolate RE-2024b chromosome 16, fPemKlu1.hap1, whole genome shotgun sequence, a single genomic window includes:
- the LOC139215970 gene encoding piggyBac transposable element-derived protein 4-like: MVATKAHTGMTQYMKAKPTKWGFKLFVLADSSNGYTVDFTVYTGKTQFPSGVGLAYDAVMSLIKPEYLGTGFHVYMDNFYTSPKLFRALYNGNIGACGTYRDNRKECPQTSENALNKKVPRGSIRWIRQGQLIFVKWMDTREVSVCSTIHRAFDGATVKRRMKSQDGSWITTSVPCPTPVVEYNKHMGGVDLSDQLIQYYSVQHRSNRWYRTLFYHFMDIAATNSYLLHKDFCKQKQQEPMSHRDFLEELAAQLCGVVVNVPPQRAQGSHIPVPVSHVEDKGKKATAGRKKCILCRKNRQVQQSTPWKCELCDVALCLVPDRNCFKEWHK; encoded by the coding sequence ATGGTGGCGACCAAGGCTCATACTGGCATGACTCAGTACATGAAGGCAAAACCTACTAAATGGGGTTTCAAGCTTTTTGTGCTGGCAGACAGCAGCAACGGCTACACAGTTGATTTTACTGTGTACACAGGCAAGACCCAGTTTCCATCAGGAGTTGGACTAGCCTACGACGCAGTGATGTCCCTGATCAAGCCAGAATACCTGGGCACTGGCTTCCATGTGTACATGGACAATTTTTATACAAGCCCAAAGCTTTTCAGGGCACTGTATAATGGTAACATTGGAGCATGTGGCACCTACAGAGACAACAGGAAAGAGTGTCCCCAGACATCTGAAAATGCCCTGAACAAAAAAGTCCCAAGAGGCTCCATCAGGTGGATACGCCAAGGCCAGCTCATCTTCGTCAAGTGGATGGATACACGAGAGGTCTCTGTTTGCTCCACAATCCACCGAGCATTTGATGGAGCCACTgtaaagaggaggatgaaaagtCAGGATGGCAGCTGGATCACAACATCTGTCCCATGCCCAACACCTGTTGTGGAGTACAACAAGCACATGGGAGGTGTTGATTTATCAGACCAGCTGATCCAGTACTATTCTGTGCAACACAGATCCAACAGATGGTACCGCACCCTCTTCTACCATTTCATGGACATTGCTGCCACCAACAGCTATCTCCTTCACAAGGATTTCTGCAAGCAGAAGCAACAGGAACCCATGAGCCACAGAGACTTCCTGGAAGAGTTGGCAGCTCAGCTCTGTGGTGTCGTGGTGAATGTCCCTCCTCAAAGAGCACAGGGCTCACACATCCCCGTGCCAGTCTCCCATGTAGAGGATAAGGGCAAGAAGGCCACAGCTGGGAGAAAAAAGTGCATCCTCTGCAGAAAGAACAGGCAGGTCCAACAGTCCACCCCCTGGAAGTGTGAGCTGTGTGATGTAGCCCTCTGTCTTGTTCCAGACAGAAACTGTTTCAAGGAGTGGCACAAGTGA